The genomic region TTGAGATAGAGGATCTGGGCCATGGAGGTTCTCCTTGATGCGGGAGGCCGGACAGAAGGCCGTGGAGGTGAAGGGGACGGATGCCAGGGCTCAGGCAAACCTGAGCCACTCCGGTTTCAGGATCAGCAAAAGCCCGATGGCGGTGAGCACCACCCCGCCCAGGAGGTGGGAGAAACGCTGATAGCGGTGGGTCACCCCCAGGTACTCCAGCGTGAGCATGGAGACCACAAACACCACCAGGTCATCCAGCATGAAGACCAGGATGTATAAGGCCAAAAGACTGTAATAGGCCCACGCCGGCAGGGGATTGAGGGACAGGATCTGGGTATAGACCATGGGCAGACCCAACGAGCAGAAGAGCTCCACCAGGTTCACCGCCACCCCCAGGAGAAAGACGCCTGCCGCCGCCAGCCACAGGCTCCGGCGGTCCACCGCCTGCCGGATTTTCTCCAGGAGACTGCGCCGCTGTGCGCTCCCCAAGTAAGGACAGGTGCCGGCGTGGTCCCGCCACCAGGCCCGCAGGTTGGCCACCCCGGCCGCCAGGGCCACCAGGCCGATGCCCAGGCGGATCCAGACGATGAGCCCGAGAAACAGGAAGATATTGAGCCAGGCGGCCAGGAAGAGGAAATAGACCAGCCCTGAACCCAAAATAAACACGCTTCCCAATATCCAACGGCGGGCGCGGTTTTTCATCCCCACAAGCAGGCCGATGAGGAAGACCAGGGCCCACATGGCGCAGGGGTTGAAGCCGTCGAGGGCCCCCAGAAGCAAGGTGAGGCTGATGAGGGACAACTTACCCAGGTCGATCTCCCCCAGCCAGGGAAGGACCAGCCGCTGGGCCTCCTTCTCCCGGGGCAGCCGTGGCCCTGCCGCCTGCCTGAGGGAGGCCACCACATCCGGCCAGCCCTCCTGGGCGGCCGCCCTGAGCGCCTGCCTGAGCGCCGCGCCGCTGGCCGTCTCCCCCTGCCAGCCCACAAAAAACTTAGGCCCCACCACGATGAAGGGCACCGCCGGCAGCTCCGCCCCCAGGGTCTGGGCCACCCGGCGCAGGAGCTCCCGGTGCTCGGCCGAGGTGGTCAATTCCAGGTCCGCCACCTCCAGCCCGGGAAATTCCCGGCCCAGGCGGTGGAGAAACTGCTTTGCCTCCAGGCAATGGGGGCACCCGTGGGCCCAAAAGAAGTACAGGGTAACCCTGGATTGGGCAAGGGTTGCTCGAGGACTCCCGGCCCAGGTCATGACCACGAGGAGGAGAAAAACCAGATAAAGCGACAGTGAGCGACGGGTTCTGGGCATGCGGTCTTCGACCTGCTTAAGGAGGTTTGGCCCCTTCCGTGTCATTGTATCGGCAGGTCTTCGGAAGGGAAAGGGCCCCCTGCCTCAGGCGGGAAAAAGCTCCACCGGCACCAGCTCCCCCTGAAAGATGCCTTCCTGCCCCAAAGGGATGGTCACCAGGCCGTCGCTTTTCACCAAGGGGGAAAGGAGCGCCGAGGCCCCCAGAATGGGGTCGGCCCACAAGGCGTCCCCTTCCCGGCGCAGGCGCACCCGGACGAAGTCCTCCCGGCCGGTGGCCCCGGCCAGGTTGCGGGAGAGGCGGGCCAGGACCCGGCCGCCCCAGGCAGTAGAGGTCTCCTGGACCCCGCTAAGATGAGCCACCAGCGGCCGCCCCAGCACCTGCATGACGATGGCGGCGGAGGCGGGGTGGCCCGGGAGCCCCAGAACCGGAAGGCCGGCGGCCGCCGCCAGGATGGTGGGCTTGCCCGGCCGCATGGCCACCCCGTGGACCAGCACCTCGGCTTGCGGCAGGGATTGGATGGCCGTGAGGGTCAGATCCCGGGTGCCCACGGACGACCCCCCGGAAATGATCAGGAGATCGGCATCGGGAAGGGCCGCCGCCAAAGCCTCCCCCAAGGCGGTGGCATCATCCGGCACAATGCCCCTATACGTGGGGATTCCCCCCGCCTCCTCCACCTGCGCCAGGGTGAGGTAGGCATTGGCGTCCCGCACCTGGCCCGGCCCCGGCGAGGCGGACAGAGGCACAATCTCATTGCCGCTGGAGAGCACCGCCACCCGGGGCCGGCGATGCACCGGCACCTCCGTCACCCCCAGGGCCGCCAGCAGCCCCAGGTCCTGGGACCGAAGCCGCCGGCGGGCGGCAAGGAGCACTTCCCCGGCCCGTACATCCTCCCCGGGCTGCACCACATTTTCGCCGGGCGCCACCGGCCGCCGGACCTCCACGGTGCCGTCGGGGAGCTCGG from Desulfobaccales bacterium harbors:
- a CDS encoding glutaredoxin domain-containing protein — translated: MPRTRRSLSLYLVFLLLVVMTWAGSPRATLAQSRVTLYFFWAHGCPHCLEAKQFLHRLGREFPGLEVADLELTTSAEHRELLRRVAQTLGAELPAVPFIVVGPKFFVGWQGETASGAALRQALRAAAQEGWPDVVASLRQAAGPRLPREKEAQRLVLPWLGEIDLGKLSLISLTLLLGALDGFNPCAMWALVFLIGLLVGMKNRARRWILGSVFILGSGLVYFLFLAAWLNIFLFLGLIVWIRLGIGLVALAAGVANLRAWWRDHAGTCPYLGSAQRRSLLEKIRQAVDRRSLWLAAAGVFLLGVAVNLVELFCSLGLPMVYTQILSLNPLPAWAYYSLLALYILVFMLDDLVVFVVSMLTLEYLGVTHRYQRFSHLLGGVVLTAIGLLLILKPEWLRFA
- the glp gene encoding gephyrin-like molybdotransferase Glp, whose product is MEFFRLKTREEVLALYSRFVPTGAEMVPLPEARGRVLARDLAAPEALPAFPRAGMDGYAVRAADTFGATPGLPQYLELVGEVAMGEAPTLRLAPGQAARLPTGGMLPAGADAVVMVEYAAELPDGTVEVRRPVAPGENVVQPGEDVRAGEVLLAARRRLRSQDLGLLAALGVTEVPVHRRPRVAVLSSGNEIVPLSASPGPGQVRDANAYLTLAQVEEAGGIPTYRGIVPDDATALGEALAAALPDADLLIISGGSSVGTRDLTLTAIQSLPQAEVLVHGVAMRPGKPTILAAAAGLPVLGLPGHPASAAIVMQVLGRPLVAHLSGVQETSTAWGGRVLARLSRNLAGATGREDFVRVRLRREGDALWADPILGASALLSPLVKSDGLVTIPLGQEGIFQGELVPVELFPA